ACCGACGTCAAGGATGTTCTTTCCTTTGATAAACGGCACAACCTCGGAAAGCACTGTCTTTTTTAGTTTCCCCATTCCCTGACTGGGGTAACTTGCTTCCGGATGGTCGAACTCCGTGTAAGGAAGTATTCCATAGACAGATGAGTTGTTCGCGGCAAACAGACCTTCGAAATAGAGCTTGTTATTGTCATGTTTTACAAGTTTAACGACCGAGACTCCTGTTTCCCGGCAGAACCTCTTATTCCATTCATCCCTCTTTGGTGAAAACTCCATTTCAAGGGGGTCATGGACCACAATGTAATGAGTGTAGTCCTCAAAAATGTAAGATGATGCTTTATTGTGCTTGTTAAGTTCGACCTCACTTACAGCCTCTTTCCACAAAGCGAGCAGTTCCATTGTCTCTTCATCTGCAAAGTTGACTACTTTTCCTATAGGTTTGAATGACATGTTCTCCAATTTGTTTTGGAGGATAAAATCATTTTGTATTTCAAAAAGATTTGAAACCATAATCTATATATACAGTTTCAACATTATTTGAAATAATGGACCCCTACATAACTCATCTTATATCGGTTGGCTTTGCATCATTGCAGGAATACCTTGCCCTGCATGTGCTTCTATGTCTGATACCCGCCTTTTTCCTGGCAGGTGCTATAGCATCCCTGTTCTCGAAAGAGTCGGTGCTTACATTCTTCGGAGCTGATGCACCAAAGCACGTCTCATACTCCGTGGCAGCGGTTTCCGGGTGTCTGCTTGCTGTATGTAGTTGTACGGTCCTGCCGCTGTTTGCAGGCATATACAAGAGAGGTGCGGGTATTGGTCCCGCCACAACCTTCCTGTTCTCGGCGCCTGCAATCAACATACTCGCAATAGTCTATACAGCGAAGATACTTGGCTATGATCTGGGTATCGCAAGAGCACTTGCTGCCATAACCCTTTCTGTAGTTATAGGATTGTCAATGGCGCTCATATTTGAACGAAACAACGGCGAGCGGAAATCAATCAAAACCTTCGGTGAGGAAAAGCATGCTCACAGTGCATGGCTCTTCGTACTGTTGCTTGCAATTCTTGTGGTGCCGGAAATACTCACTGCATGGTCAACCATGCTGCTTGTTGAGATTCCTCTTATACTTATCACAGTGTATGTATCTTTCAAATGGTTCACCGCAGAAGAAAGGCAGAGCTGGATGAGCGAGACATGGTTCCTTGTCAAAATGATAACTCCCCTGTTGCTTGTGGGTGTCTTCTTTGCGGGAATCATCGTAGAACTTATCCCTGCGGAATATGTGGTAGAATATGTTGGCGGAGCGAATGCAGGCTCTTACATAATAGCATCTGTCTCTGCTGCTCTTATGTATTTCTCAACCCTGACAGAGGTACCCATAATCAGCGCCCTTACGGTTCTTGGAATG
The window above is part of the Methanolobus zinderi genome. Proteins encoded here:
- a CDS encoding class I SAM-dependent methyltransferase, producing MSFKPIGKVVNFADEETMELLALWKEAVSEVELNKHNKASSYIFEDYTHYIVVHDPLEMEFSPKRDEWNKRFCRETGVSVVKLVKHDNNKLYFEGLFAANNSSVYGILPYTEFDHPEASYPSQGMGKLKKTVLSEVVPFIKGKNILDVGCGLGAGSLEIARQHHASSVLGVDLHEGMIRQCSFNAEIYNIDNASFETANVYELPYEHDKFDTVTCFFMLHHLDDIPEALEEIKRVLADGGKVFAAEPLNHHHGEKREGKDWVRLFEDAEFSAESRNISRAAFIQATIEK
- a CDS encoding permease encodes the protein MDPYITHLISVGFASLQEYLALHVLLCLIPAFFLAGAIASLFSKESVLTFFGADAPKHVSYSVAAVSGCLLAVCSCTVLPLFAGIYKRGAGIGPATTFLFSAPAINILAIVYTAKILGYDLGIARALAAITLSVVIGLSMALIFERNNGERKSIKTFGEEKHAHSAWLFVLLLAILVVPEILTAWSTMLLVEIPLILITVYVSFKWFTAEERQSWMSETWFLVKMITPLLLVGVFFAGIIVELIPAEYVVEYVGGANAGSYIIASVSAALMYFSTLTEVPIISALTVLGMGKGPALAMLLAGPALSLPNMIVISRIMGLKKGMTYILLVVIVAAFSGIMFASYLANGIQV